The following proteins are encoded in a genomic region of Triticum dicoccoides isolate Atlit2015 ecotype Zavitan chromosome 1B, WEW_v2.0, whole genome shotgun sequence:
- the LOC119333578 gene encoding uncharacterized protein LOC119333578, producing MPLRHMLLQARQRWPQPPPKLPELLHIFRSLSILPSGASATPPCRSPAQIQLPQTLPCSDANPLGAGFHIDVVDDDLWPASFGFSSDPTPGDQCLDTFQEHGEEHMHDSDDEIDDMRHRKQLFYKLDRGSKEFEEYNLPLRRRWKRDKPNANNPSDCEKVEPDKPARLKVPKLKAEPAVHKDDIVELKRDRVPTFNQMTDPYHHPFCLDIHVSKGSVRACFVHRVTSRVVSVAHSISKDMKFDLGSRKGIKACVAVGALLAKRAIEDDIHNAIYTPRKGDKIEGKIEVVLRGIIENGVDVKVKLKQRRKLTKNAPVVQQGGESR from the exons ATGCCACTTCGGCACATGCTTCTCCAAGCGCGGCAGCGCTGGCCTCAGCCGCCTCCAAAGCTCCCCGAGCTCCTGCATATCTTCCGCTCGCTCTCTATTCTACCATCTGGAGCCTCGGCCACACCGCCCTGCCGCTCTCCTGCGCAAATTCAGCTGCCCCAAACCTTGCCTTGCTCCGATGCCAACCCACTTGGCGCGGGCTTCCACATTGATGTTGTCGACGACGACCTCTGGCCCGCTTCCTTCGGCTTCTCCTCGGATCCCACGCCGGGTGACCAGTGTCTTGATACCTTCCAAGAACATGGAGAAGAACACATGCACGATTCGGATGATGAGATAGATGACATGAGGCACCGCAAGCAGCTGTTCTACAAGCTGGACAGGGGGTCCAAGGAGTTTGAGGAATATAACTTGCCCTTGCGCCGCAGATGGAAGAGAGATAAACCCAATGCCAATAATCCATCCGATTGCGAGAAGGTGGAACCTGACAAGCCAGCTCGTTTGAAGGTCCCAAAGCTGAAAGCAGAGCCTGCAGTGCATAAAGATGACATAGTTGAGTTGAAGAGGGACCGAGTCCCAACTTTTAACCAGATGACTGATCCTTACCACCACCCTTTCTGCCTGGACATACATGTCTCCAAGGGGTCGGTACGTGCTTGCTTCGTTCACCGAGTGACCAGCAGGGTTGTGTCGGTCGCCCACTCCATATCAAAGGACATGAAGTTTGATCTGGGTTCAAGGAAGGGCATCAAGGCATGTGTGGCGGTTGGGGCGTTACTTGCGAAGCGTGCGATAGAGGATGATATTCACAATGCAATTTATACACCTAGAAAAGGGGACAAAATCGAAGGAAAAATTGAGGTTGTGTTGCGTGGAATAATTGAGAATGGAGTCGATGTGAAGGTGAAACTCAAACAAAGGAGGAAGCTAACAAAG AATGCGCCGGTGGTGCAACAGGGCGGTGAGTCTCGGTGA
- the LOC119333534 gene encoding pentatricopeptide repeat-containing protein At1g09820-like produces the protein MPLRTLLRHLAAGQFARLQALTGAATAPAAHRVLHLLLRTAPVPPLPDLVSLARWSRFHFRAPLPLRLHALLLARLASHGLHPLLRSELHALAAARLHSPASILRALPASSPAAAPLIADMLVLALARASQPLAAYEAFLLVGDNHPRHRPSAFSVNSLLSALFAAGRVDLAERTFKAALRRRVSPDLFTFNIVVSGLCKAGQLRKAGDVAKDIRAWGLTPSVATYNALIDGYCKKGRVGRMYHIDALLKEMVEAGISPNVVTFNVLVTGYCQDSNTAAAVRVFEEMKQQGIAPSMGTYNALVWGLCSEGKVEEGVKLVDEMQDLGLPPNVATLNSVLNGFCKKGIMVDAENWVDGMAQWNVGPNVVTYNTLIDGYRRLGKMKDAAAVKEAMAGKGISPNVRTYNCLIAGFDQSGDWRSVSGLLDEMKEKGVRADIVTYNTLIGAVCCKGEIRKAVKLLDEMLMVGLEPEHRTYNNIINGYCEKGNIKSAYEIRTRMEKGRKRANVVTYNVFIKHLCRMGKMEEANELLNEMLEKGLVPNKVTYETIKEGMMEKGYVPDVRGLACSEASQNLTS, from the coding sequence ATGCCGCTCCGCACGCTGCTCCGGCACCTCGCGGCCGGCCAGTTCGCGCGCCTGCAGGCGCTCACCGGCGCGGCCACGGCGCCGGCCGCGCACcgcgtcctccacctcctcctccgcacCGCGCCGGTCCCTCCCCTCCCCGACCTCGTCTCCCTCGCGCGCTGGTCCCGCTTCCACTTCCGCGCGCCTCTCCCGCTCCGGCTCCACGCGCTGCTGCTCGCCCGCCTCGCCTCCCACGGCCTCCACCCGCTGCTCCGCTCCGAGCtccacgccctcgccgccgcccgcctccactCCCCGGCCTCCATCCTCCGCGCCCTCCCCGCGTCttcccccgccgccgcgccgctcaTCGCCGACATGCTCGTCCTCGCGCTCGCCAGGGCCTCCCAGCCCTTGGCGGCGTACGAGGCCTTCCTCCTCGTCGGCGACAACCACCCGCGCCACCGCCCCTCCGCCTTCTCGGTGAACAGCCTGCTCTCCGCCCTTTTCGCCGCGGGGCGGGTCGACCTCGCCGAGCGGACTTTCAAGGCGGCGCTCCGGCGGCGCGTGTCGCCAGACCTTTTCACCTTCAACATCGTCGTCTCTGGGCTCTGCAAGGCTGGGCAGCTTCGCAAGGCCGGCGATGTCGCCAAGGACATCAGGGCGTGGGGGTTGACCCCCTCTGTGGCCACCTATAATGCTCTCATCGACGGCTACTGCAAGAAGGGTCGTGTCGGGAGGATGTACCACATCGATGCGCTTTTGAAGGAGATGGTCGAGGCTGGAATCTCGCCCAATGTTGTTACATTCAATGTGCTGGTTACTGGGTATTGCCAGGACTCGAACACTGCTGCTGCGGTGAGAGTCTTTGAGGAGATGAAGCAGCAAGGGATTGCGCCCAGCATGGGGACATACAATGCACTTGTTTGGGGTCTCTGCAGTGAGGGGAAGGTAGAGGAAGGGGTGAAGCTGGTGGATGAGATGCAGGATCTGGGGCTGCCGCCTAATGTGGCCACCCTGAATAGTGTGCTGAATGGGTTTTGCAAAAAGGGCATAATGGTAGATGCTGAGAATTGGGTTGATGGTATGGCACAGTGGAATGTCGGACCTAATGTGGTTACTTACAATACCTTGATTGATGGATATCGCCGGCTCGGCAAAATGAAGGATGCGGCGGCGGTGAAGGAGGCAATGGCAGGGAAGGGGATTAGTCCAAATGTCAGAACATACAATTGCCTAATAGCTGGGTTTGACCAGAGTGGGGATTGGAGGAGTGTTTCTGGTCTTCTCGATGAGATGAAGGAGAAAGGTGTTAGAGCTGATATTGTTACTTACAATACACTTATTGGTGCCGTGTGCTGCAAAGGGGAAATACGTAAAGCTGTAAAGCTCTTGGATGAAATGTTGATGGTTGGTTTGGAACCAGAGCATCGGACTTACAACAACATAATAAATGGGTACTGTGAGAAGGGGAACATTAAGTCTGCCTATGAAATTAGGACCAGGATGGAGAAAGGTAGGAAACGGGCAAATGTGGTCACATACAATGTGTTCATCAAGCACCTTTGTAGAATGGGGAAGATGGAGGAGGCTAATGAGCTCCTGAATGAGATGTTGGAGAAAGGTCTCGTTCCAAATAAGGTCACCTATGAAACAATCAAGGAGGGAATGATGGAGAAAGGTTACGTTCCTGATGTAAGAGGACTTGCTTGCTCAGAAGCCTCTCAAAATCTGACATCCTGA